The Huiozyma naganishii CBS 8797 chromosome 1, complete genome genome window below encodes:
- the CPP2 gene encoding cysteine-rich palmitoylated domain-containing protein CPP2 gives MSQQYYQQGPQQGYYQQGPPQQGYYQQAPQQPVYVQQAPPKEESSCWSTCCKVMLCCCILEMCCS, from the coding sequence ATGTCCCAACAATACTACCAGCAAGGTCCACAACAAGGTTACTACCAACAGGGTCCACCTCAACAGGGGTACTACCAGCAGGCCCCACAACAGCCTGTTTACGTGCAGCAGGCTCCACCAAAGGAGGAAAGCAGTTGTTGGAGCACATGTTGCAAAGTGATGCTGTGCTGTTGCATTTTGGAAATGTGTTGTAGCTAA
- the MSS4 gene encoding 1-phosphatidylinositol-4-phosphate 5-kinase (similar to Saccharomyces cerevisiae MSS4 (YDR208W); ancestral locus Anc_8.418): MMDHSNVKVLSSPDDIPVGKKMFHPAPISQTHKDTLVKTHLVTGDHNKSAKHTSKLHTHTASLHSLSNSESNAESARFSDGELTTSTPTSLEETALRNKCHSRSGSINSRCSINNNINNKNLHGSSADVVTIKRRDTLQEHNLSNKQELNEDITAHSNTLPHTTGMTSDQGSVLTVNSLIENDSYIQDIEDDRILLNKKVSRRPVGLKRKDTRDSTGRTNIPFQSTKHSQILPVDETDANYEKYQQEQQELASVEQQRRYNNKTGHHHRISSVSLPMKKQLHGQQAESKSAPLVDATVSKKNKKSPGLKKSDTATREIQKMRKSLLHKREMRRNRKAFLMDDDRVLIGNKVSEGHVNFIIAYNMLTGIRVAVSRCSGIMKPLTPADFKCSKKLAFDYHGNELTPSSQYAFKFKDYCPEVFRELRALFGLDPADYLVSLTSKYILSELNSPGKSGSFFYYSRDYRYIIKTIHHSEHIHLRRHVQEYYNHVRENPNTLICQFYGLHRVKMPISFQNKIKHRRIYFLVMNNLFPPKLELHKTFDLKGSTWGRLTTVDKDRAANDPTYRPVLKDLNWLQMKQRIQFGPERREKFLVQLRKDVALLIKLNIMDYSLLLGIHDIRQAKQEDEDTADLLELEDEAPYDRPEEAQATSADPARDSIAGKQNHTTAHSNIIPHYFKSDEGGIRSSLEDNSDGDFIYYVGIIDCLTNYSLLKKLESFWRSLSHDPKVVSAVPPKDYGNRFYHFMLDSVDAKPMKPYKDDPAAQPYQD; the protein is encoded by the coding sequence ATGATGGACCATTCCAATGTCAAAGTGTTGAGTAGTCCTGACGATATACCAGTGGGGAAGAAAATGTTTCATCCGGCTCCAATATCACAGACTCACAAAGACACGTTGGTGAAAACACATCTCGTAACAGGAGATCACAATAAGAGTGCGAAGCATACTTCAAAGTTACATACACACACGGCTAGTCTCCATTCTTTGTCAAACTCAGAGTCCAATGCAGAGAGTGCGCGGTTTTCGGACGGGGAACTGACAACGTCCACTCCAACCTCGCTGGAGGAGACTGCGCTCCGCAACAAGTGTCACTCGAGGTCAGGCTCGATAAATTCAAGGTGCAGCATTAACAATAACataaacaacaaaaacttGCATGGAAGTTCCGCAGATGTGGTCACTATCAAAAGACGAGACACTTTACAAGAGCATAATTTATCAAATAAACAGGAGTTAAACGAAGATATAACCGCGCATAGTAATACACTCCCGCATACCACGGGGATGACCAGCGACCAGGGGAGCGTGCTAACCGTGAACAGTCTCATCGAAAACGACTCGTATATTCAGGATATCGAAGATGATAGGATACTGTTGAATAAGAAAGTATCCAGGAGACCCGTCggtttgaagaggaaagataCAAGAGACTCAACTGGGAGAACAAACATACCGTTCCAGTCAACAAAGCATTCGCAGATTTTGCCCGTGGATGAAACGGACGCAAACTACGAGAAATATCAGCAAGAGCAACAGGAACTCGCGTCTGTAGAACAGCAGAGAAGGTATAACAACAAAACGGGGCATCATCACCGGATTTCGTCCGTATCGCTACCTATGAAGAAACAGTTGCATGGACAACAGGCAGAATCGAAGTCGGCACCCCTGGTGGATGCAACCGTCAgtaagaagaacaagaaatccCCTGGTCTTAAGAAATCGGATACGGCCACGCGCGAAATACAGAAGATGAGGAAAAGTCTATTGCATAAGAGAGAGATGAGAAGGAATAGGAAGGCATTCTTGATGGACGATGACCGCGTGCTGATAGGGAACAAAGTCAGTGAGGGCCACGTCAACTTCATCATCGCGTACAACATGCTCACAGGGATCAGAGTAGCCGTGTCCCGGTGTTCCGGAATAATGAAACCACTGACTCCCGCAGATTTCAAATGTAGCAAGAAACTTGCGTTTGACTACCACGGGAATGAACTGACCCCTTCGTCACAGTACGCATTCAAGTTCAAGGATTACTGCCCAGAAGTGTTCAGAGAGTTGAGAGCGCTGTTCGGACTCGACCCAGCGGATTATCTTGTGTCTTTAACCTCGAAGTACATACTCAGTGAACTGAACTCACCGGGGAAAAGCGGGTCGTTCTTTTATTACTCAAGGGACTATCGGTACATCATCAAAACAATCCATCACTCCGAGCACATTCATCTGCGGAGGCACGTCCAAGAGTACTACAACCACGTCAGAGAAAATCCGAATACATTGATATGTCAATTTTACGGGCTGCATCGTGTCAAGATGCCCATTTCCTTCCAAAACAAGATCAAGCACCGCAGAATCTACTTCCTCGTGATGAACAACTTGTTCCCTCCCAAACTGGAGCTGCATAAAACGTTTGACCTTAAGGGTTCCACTTGGGGTCGACTCACCACAGTCGATAAGGACAGGGCAGCAAATGACCCAACCTACAGACCAGTCCTCAAGGATCTGAACTGGCTACAAATGAAACAGCGGATCCAGTTTGGCCCAGAACGGAGGGAAAAGTTCTTGGTACAGCTCCGCAAGGACGTCGCACTGCTGATAAAATTGAACATAATGGACTACTCTCTACTACTGGGTATACACGACATACGGCAGGCCAAACAAGAGGATGAGGACACGGCGGATTTGCTAGAGCTTGAAGATGAGGCCCCATATGATCGGCCAGAAGAAGCACAAGCTACAAGCGCGGACCCAGCGAGAGACTCGATAGCCGGGAAGCAAAACCACACAACAGCGCATTCCAATATCATACCGCACTATTTCAAAAGTGACGAGGGTGGCATACGTTCGTCGTTGGAGGACAATTCGGACGGCGACTTCATATACTACGTGGGCATCATTGACTGTCTGACAAACTACTCTCTCctgaaaaaactggaaagtTTCTGGCGAAGTCTGAGCCATGACCCAAAAGTGGTAAGTGCTGTGCCACCCAAAGACTACGGTAACAGGTTCTATCATTTCATGCTGGATTCCGTGGACGCAAAACCAATGAAACCTTATAAAGATGATCCAGCGGCACAGCCTTATCAAGATTGA
- the UME6 gene encoding DNA-binding transcriptional regulator UME6 (similar to Saccharomyces cerevisiae UME6 (YDR207C); ancestral locus Anc_8.416) translates to MNNLPDTKGAPGNSRRRSTLRHSGLKVSSSVRPMDRDRQGRTLQNVHTPAGSRTKNTNVPHRSVVEHTSNDKWLSPPLTNHEEPRSRATVAPNNTPVVSRIASPLGAALGTPAAMLHRGVPKDTVQQAPPTSPDFTHYTSDPRATTEGATHRLTAQSQNVTSDENFTVRKNPLQKEEKTKYGISNFLPPVLKFHNNNNNNNSNSNNNSSSSGIILPPPVSTNRGNIATDFSAVPSLGSIYGTRNIDRSMTFDDKLKDSIPYTGRERFGEDAMLNATALLTDTMDREKNSSYALPSLNRRRNTFSESNSRTPSAHIRNTPVQETGNFKNGMLDMDSKLNLEPNGDMAEKMGLWSAGRLSELAFQRSNDRGGSSIMTEDANINSPEITTEPITLRQLSLHNLGRPTSSGRQENPTIDPLTLASSSWRANMAQRQYQNMEDRDLTSRFRTPSIHTIHILPKVLDTKMDGLKHRMLSAPSKDAHMGHSQPLRQDFQLHGRTSDSDLDTAAVALSALRSSPFKFPDRRSSLSSIPCQSAGNIALSTQGSAFSRPHSSSFSSVLRGPQQRPILRIHQREAPTSSNSGVNHNTYNAFSDTSDEDSSRAGKASFNMIPPSERNVTWNKNGKRVDKDTLPEMESVKRRRGRRKRKTSVSTTYAESESSEVSEDELEWRESDDASAKVSEADDMADPDAFVVKQKRGRPRNSDSKRAILEREQSTGKRRVGRPLGSKSKKNKGTPPKVKPVKREKKGPKPDKPNTKFVKDGGSASSSTGTRSRTGCWICRLRKKKCTEEKPNCRNCVRLNLECFYDVMRPDFVADPAKKQMKLEEIKIHTREAKRAALKRRNGPQGNHPTDHDDTKIKTDDVDGKTPSEINEHHNSGVPNTNPIIT, encoded by the coding sequence ATGAACAACCTTCCAGACACAAAGGGAGCACCAGGGAACAGCAGGCGAAGGTCCACCTTAAGACACTCAGGGTTGAAGGTCTCGAGCAGTGTTAGGCCCATGGACCGTGACAGACAAGGGAGAACGCTGCAGAACGTGCACACGCCCGCCGGGTCCAGAACAAAGAATACTAACGTACCTCACCGCTCGGTCGTGGAACACACTAGCAACGATAAGTGGCTCTCACCGCCACTGACAAACCACGAAGAGCCTAGGTCAAGAGCAACGGTGGCTCCAAACAACACTCCAGTGGTCAGCAGGATCGCTTCACCTCTTGGAGCTGCCCTGGGGACACCAGCGGCTATGTTGCACAGGGGGGTCCCTAAGGACACCGTGCAACAGGCCCCACCAACGTCTCCAGACTTCACACACTACACAAGCGACCCACGAGCGACCACTGAGGGTGCTACACACCGTTTAACCGCTCAGAGTCAAAACGTGACGAGTGACGAAAATTTTACGGTGAGGAAAAACCCACttcaaaaggaagaaaaaacaaaatatggTATATCGAATTTTTTGCCGCCAGTATTGAAATttcacaacaacaacaacaacaacaacagcaatagcaacaacaacagtagCAGTAGTGGGATCATACTGCCACCCCCGGTGAGTACCAATAGAGGAAACATTGCTACCGATTTCAGTGCAGTTCCGTCTTTAGGGAGCATATATGGGACTCGTAATATTGATAGGAGTATGACGTTTGATGATAAATTGAAAGATAGTATTCCATACACAGGAAGGGAGAGGTTTGGTGAGGACGCAATGTTGAATGCTACAGCACTATTGACCGACACAATGGACAGGGAGAAAAACTCCTCGTATGCGCTGCCGTCTCTCAacagaaggagaaacaCTTTTTCTGAGTCAAACTCTAGGACACCGTCCGCACATATTAGAAATACACCGGTGCAGGAAACTGgtaacttcaaaaatgggaTGTTAGACATGGACAGTAAGCTTAATTTGGAACCGAATGGCGACATGGCTGAAAAAATGGGACTGTGGTCAGCGGGGAGGCTCAGCGAACTTGCATTTCAAAGGTCTAACGACAGGGGCGGATCCTCCATTATGACTGAGGACGCAAACATAAACTCACCTGAGATCACCACGGAACCGATCACACTGAGGCAACTAAGCCTTCACAATTTGGGCCGACCAACTTCGAGCGGGAGGCAGGAAAACCCAACAATAGACCCGCTCACGCTCGCATCATCATCATGGAGAGCAAACATGGCACAGAGACAATACCAGAACATGGAGGACAGAGATTTGACCAGCAGGTTTAGGACACCATCTATTCACACTATCCATATACTGCCGAAAGTGCTCGATACAAAAATGGACGGCTTGAAACATAGAATGCTGAGCGCACCCAGCAAAGACGCTCACATGGGTCACTCCCAACCGTTGCGACAGGACTTCCAGTTACATGGGAGAACGAGCGATAGCGATCTGGACACAGCGGCTGTGGCTCTCTCCGCTCTAAGGTCGTCACCTTTCAAGTTCCCAGACCGCCGATCCTCGTTGTCGTCCATCCCGTGCCAATCAGCAGGGAATATAGCCCTTTCCACACAAGGATCCGCATTCAGCAGACCGCAttcctcctctttttcCTCCGTGCTGCGGGGGCCACAACAGAGACCCATCTTGAGGATACACCAACGAGAAGCGCCGACAAGCAGCAATTCTGGTGTCAACCACAACACGTATAACGCCTTCTCAGACACTAGTGACGAGGACTCCTCGCGAGCAGGGAAGGCTTCATTCAACATGATCCCGCCCTCGGAGCGGAACGTCACTTGGAACAAAAACGGGAAGAGGGTAGACAAGGATACACTTCCGGAGATGGAATCTGTAAAGAGACGCAGGGGCcggaggaagaggaaaaccAGCGTGTCGACCACATATGCGGAATCAGAGTCATCGGAAGTCTCTGAGGATGAGCTTGAATGGAGAGAGTCTGATGACGCAAGCGCCAAAGTGTCAGAGGCGGACGACATGGCAGATCCAGACGCGTTTGTCGTCAAACAGAAGAGGGGGAGGCCCAGAAATTCAGACAGCAAGCGGGCAATCCTTGAAAGGGAACAGAGCACAGGGAAGAGGCGTGTTGGAAGACCTCTTGGGTCCAAgtccaaaaagaacaaaggGACGCCGCCCAAGGTCAAACCCgtgaaaagagaaaagaagggaCCCAAACCTGATAAACCAAATACGAAATTCGTCAAGGATGGGGGGTCAGCGTCTTCTTCTACAGGGACCAGGTCCAGGACAGGTTGCTGGATTTGTAGActgaggaagaagaaatgcaCAGAGGAAAAACCAAACTGTCGCAATTGCGTGAGACTCAATTTGGAATGTTTCTACGATGTAATGAGACCTGACTTCGTCGCAGATCCAGCGAAGAAGCAGATGAAACTGGAGGAGATCAAGATTCACACGCGAGAAGCGAAAAGAGCCGcattgaagagaagaaacggCCCACAGGGGAACCACCCTACTGACCATGACGATACCAAAATCAAAACGGACGATGTCGACGGGAAAACCCCCAGCGAGATTAACGAACACCACAACAGTGGCGTTCCAAATACCAATCCTATAATCACTTAA
- the EBS1 gene encoding Ebs1p (similar to Saccharomyces cerevisiae EBS1 (YDR206W) and EST1 (YLR233C); ancestral locus Anc_8.415): MDTSAAPDLTASISATVAGFQTQLVSIIKSDALKQDYTLLNGFLSFAHSKLNKIMELALSDIKSGKITQAVPFLLDLSWEKLWYPIFKWFQAWRASLLMKTDVKGKPNYIEFRRMSTKANKFAKFVLSIYNDLLIQLLNQYATTGVISESAVIEPLSLAIQKSAGKEKLDKRSSQTSLIVFICQRCTFYMASVEKYKAISGKLNNKFAMADFAKAMELLHISLNLSPSFSEVFFQRGLIYIQCNNFGLATYEFLRGCLTSTPSVNCINSFQNIMFNEESSMHQRLTGMVKHIHKIELHRERFVNREIIEYYFLPLLGSILRPNVWIDANSPRYLKNTKIDLKDLELMMFEKLGTRYSKSIDTIFKNLMIVLSCFHIIVLLSKSSRDPATVYQSKLSELNVQELLYLKFAFKYINHIFENIIYEVWDSDFETFQYLAMVRVSLNWMNTNKSVLQYAQSELRFCQNLTRFVNFVGRSNIIPVDLQAKSQSPKRQYCFQEDIISREFSPLKYALTDSDDSSIFGKDNSIDTLLGSPLSEEKLDCKGEAILRLESIISLSKTLLEGNTCGFEINGEKNCYFRSRKTPDKKIGSEFNRNQVGSGVTIKPRVITKVKEIKTLQPQAPKQEDDVPNWGYSGSSVPVAPSTIDVKPSFSVPGTPSTVKKDRSDMAYDDETDETSTESSESSSDFDMSTIANTLEELNREVESANMAEIFPPTRADVANAPFPTGPYTNSQPMPPVTRAPAVLNGMPYQQRPKEFHGGGNLQSDMYYGGPPLPFIQQQAVMGQPFGYPIAQCPQQIHAQQGVPPTAQPSRVFSNPIWNPTMEAGPGSSSQRATAYPYGSNYSG; encoded by the coding sequence ATGGACACAAGTGCTGCCCCGGACCTTACAGCATCCATTTCCGCTACAGTAGCCGGTTTTCAGACACAATTAGTCAGTATCATTAAATCCGATGCGTTGAAACAGGACTACACCTTGTTGAATGGGTTTCTATCCTTTGCCCATtcgaaactgaacaaaataatGGAGCTCGCCCTTTCCGACATCAAGAGTGGTAAAATAACGCAGGCtgttccttttcttttggattTGTCTTGGGAGAAATTATGGTATCCCATCTTCAAATGGTTTCAGGCTTGGAGGGCATCATTGCTGATGAAGACTGATGTGAAAGGCAAGCCAAATTATATTGAGTTTAGGAGGATGAGCACTAAGGCTAATAAATTTGCAAAGTTCGTGCTCAGTATATACAATGATTTGTTGATTCAGCTTTTGAACCAATATGCTACCACCGGGGTGATTTCCGAAAGCGCAGTTATTGAGCCATTAAGCTTAGCAATTCAGAAATCTGCAGGTAAGGAAAAACTTGACAAAAGATCATCGCAGACATCTCTCATTGTTTTCATTTGTCAACGGTGTACATTTTACATGGCTTCTGTGGAAAAATACAAGGCAATCAGTGGGAAGTTAAACAACAAATTTGCTATGGCGGATTTTGCAAAGGCAATGGAGCTTTTACATATTTCCCTAAACCTTTCtccatcattttctgaAGTCTTTTTCCAACGTGGGTTGATCTATATCCAATGTAACAATTTTGGGTTGGCGACGTATGAGTTTCTACGTGGGTGCTTGACATCTACTCCAAGTGTCAACTGCATAAACAGTTTTCAGAACATAATGTTTAATGAGGAGTCATCGATGCATCAGAGACTAACAGGTATGGTTAAACATATCCACAAAATAGAGTTACACAGGGAAAGATTCGTAAACCGGGAAATTATCGAGTACTATTTCTTGCCCCTGTTAGGTTCGATACTAAGACCAAATGTATGGATAGATGCAAACTCCCCCAGGTATTTGAAGAACACGAAGATAGATTTGAAGGATCTGGAGTTAATGatgtttgaaaaattgggCACAAGGTACTCGAAGAGTATAGACActatcttcaaaaacttaATGATTGTGCTTAGTTGTTTCCACATTATAGTTTTATTAAGCAAGAGCTCGAGGGATCCTGCGACAGTGTACCAGTCAAAACTATCAGAGCTGAATGTTCAGGAGCTGCTGTATCTGAAGTTTGCCTTCAAGTACATTAACCATATCTTTGAGAATATTATCTACGAAGTGTGGGACTCGGATTTTGAAACCTTCCAATACCTGGCAATGGTGCGAGTCAGTTTGAACTGGATGAACACCAATAAGTCTGTTTTGCAATATGCGCAATCTGAATTGCGGTTTTGTCAAAACTTGACCAGATTTGTTAATTTTGTTGGCAGAAGCAACATTATTCCGGTAGATTTACAAGCTAAGAGCCAATCTCCAAAGAGGCAATATTgttttcaagaagatatTATCTCAAGGGAGTTTTCCCCGTTGAAGTATGCTTTAACTGATTCCGACGATTCTAGCATTTTCGGGAAAGATAACAGCATTGACACTCTTTTAGGTTCCCCCTTATCAGAGGAAAAACTGGATTGCAAGGGTGAAGCGATACTCAGACTTGAGTCGATAATATCTTTGAGCAAGACACTTTTGGAAGGGAACACATGTGGGTTTGAAATCAACGGTGAAAAGAACTGTTACTTCCGTTCTCGTAAGACTCCAGATAAAAAAATCGGCAGTGAATTCAATAGAAATCAAGTGGGCAGTGGCGTCACGATTAAACCTAGAGTTATCACCAAAGTCAAGGAGATCAAAACTTTACAACCTCAAGCACCGAAACAGGAAGACGATGTTCCCAATTGGGGGTACAGTGGTTCGTCCGTGCCCGTTGCCCCATCTACTATTGATGTGAAACCCAGTTTCAGCGTCCCAGGCACACCGTCTACGGTTAAAAAGGACAGATCAGACATGGCATACGATGATGAAACTGACGAAACCTCGACAGAATCTTCAGAATCGTCATCCGATTTTGATATGAGCACGATTGCCAACACTTTAGAAGAACTTAACAGAGAGGTTGAATCCGCGAACATGGCAGAGATATTCCCGCCCACGCGTGCCGACGTTGCGAACGCACCGTTCCCCACCGGTCCATATACAAACTCGCAGCCAATGCCACCAGTAACTCGGGCCCCCGCGGTGTTAAACGGCATGCCCTACCAACAACGGCCCAAGGAATTCCACGGCGGCGGCAACTTGCAATCGGACATGTACTATGGTGGCCCACCGCTGCCGTTCATTCAGCAGCAAGCTGTGATGGGTCAGCCGTTCGGGTACCCTATTGCGCAGTGCCCGCAGCAGATACATGCACAGCAGGGTGTTCCGCCTACTGCACAACCGTCGCGGGTGTTTTCGAACCCAATTTGGAACCCTACGATGGAGGCGGGTCCCGGTTCCTCATCACAGAGGGCCACTGCGTACCCGTACGGTTCTAATTATTCGGGCTGA
- the MSC2 gene encoding metal cation transporter MSC2 (similar to Saccharomyces cerevisiae MSC2 (YDR205W); ancestral locus Anc_8.413), which yields MERDREGRTMTLQDALAKIPLLLSYATMVLACSLILTSDPVADNHSTASIWGKISSIIAKFVLLPSFISAGVASCLMGAKVMAKTFHSIVPLVLFVYISVIGCYLGQSVLGSIQVTCYSLLAIKYLTAVGKSSLGHLSKCFGPLILISLAIGYFHGGSLQYMALLKLVFFVVLQTNVYQWSSRIWNAREHTSKTVKTIYTVLVSTTVISFVSLYGISYLGQLGGHHSGVPTLNYLMIFVFFGCLAVFSLSIQDILGQELASVKSNDQSVTTLPSLFHNGTLLATGLMAVVLKYLSFDVSHGFIEHILMFSFVTLSEFISRQFAFGTVGGGSPKDTVNVPKDIVSSGSLFSRVIGDKDTRSIFSFLLLNSTFMFVQLLYSFRSKSLGLLSDSLHMALDCTSLLLGLIAAVLSKGPATDKFPFKLNYLETLTGFTNGVLLLGIVSGIFVEAIERCFFNPIAIEGTNELLVVAVLGLLVNLVGLFSMEHNANDSENMRGIFLHILADTLGSVGVIVSTILIKFTGWYIFDPIASLFIGILILASSIPLLKSTSASILLKLDDKNHNIIKDVLNQISTTPGVAGYTTPRFWPYKLYSQGHSHAHGHSHGHDQEHPIGKHEHEHEHGHEHSHQQEEHHDHDDACMDSPEKKLIGYIHVQYVEGENSTILKKRVEKILERAGIKAWIQVESPTANCWCRPASANQVIVPQTVQT from the coding sequence ATGGAACGAGACAGAGAAGGGAGAACGATGACTCTGCAAGATGCGCTTGCAAAAATCCCACTGTTACTGTCCTACGCGACAATGGTGTTGGCTTGCTCGCTTATTCTTACATCAGATCCCGTAGCAGACAATCATAGCACTGCATCTATATGGGGGAAGATATCTAGCATTATAGCGAAATTTGTTTTACTCCCGTCGTTTATTAGTGCAGGAGTCGCATCGTGCCTCATGGGGGCCAAAGTAATGGCCAAGACATTCCATTCAATAGTCCCCTTGGTACTCTTCGTGTACATATCAGTTATTGGGTGCTATTTGGGGCAAAGTGTGCTAGGGTCTATTCAGGTGACTTGCTACTCACTTCTCGCCATCAAGTATCTCACTGCAGTCGGGAAATCATCCTTGGGGCATCTCTCAAAGTGCTTTGGGCCCTTGATATTGATAAGTTTGGCAATAGGTTATTTCCATGGTGGTTCCCTACAGTATATGGCATTGTTGAAACTagtcttcttcgtcgtATTGCAAACTAATGTTTACCAATGGTCCAGTAGAATATGGAACGCAAGAGAACACACATCAAAAACGGTTAAGACAATATACACTGTTTTGGTCTCTACTACAGTAATATCTTTTGTTTCCCTGTACGGTATCTCGTATTTAGGTCAACTGGGGGGGCATCATTCAGGTGTCCCAACGTTAAACTACTTGATGATATTTGTCTTTTTTGGTTGTTTGGCAGTGTTTAGTTTGTCAATTCAAGATATTTTGGGTCAAGAACTTGCCTCCGTCAAAAGTAATGACCAGAGTGTTACTACTCTGCCAAGTTTGTTCCATAACGGAACCCTGTTGGCCACAGGACTCATGGCCGTGGTACTGAAGTACTTATCGTTTGATGTGTCCCACGGATTTATCGAACATATACTAATGTTCTCCTTTGTCACCTTATCCGAATTCATTTCAAGACAGTTTGCGTTTGGCACAGTCGGTGGGGGGTCCCCCAAGGATACAGTTAATGTCCCCAAAGATATTGTATCATCGGGATCCCTCTTCAGTAGAGTGATAGGAGATAAAGATACGAGATCCATCTTCTCGTTTTTATTGCTGAACTCCACTTTCATGTTTGTTCAACTGTTGTACTCATTCCGTTCCAAATCTCTCGGTCTGCTGTCTGATTCTTTGCATATGGCTCTCGATTGTACCTCTTTGCTGTTGGGGCTTATAGCGGCTGTTCTGTCAAAGGGACCCGCTACAGACAAATTCCCGTTTAAATTGAATTACTTGGAAACGTTGACTGGGTTCACCAATGGTGTCCTACTGCTTGGTATCGTCTCTGGTATATTCGTGGAAGCCATCGAAAGGTGCTTCTTTAAcccaattgcaattgaagGTACCAACGAGCTGCTGGTTGTTGCCGTCTTGGGCCTCCTCGTCAACCTTGTCGGGTTATTCTCCATGGAACATAACGCCAACGATAGCGAAAACATGCGTGGGATTTTTTTGCATATTTTGGCAGACACTTTGGGTTCCGTCGGGGTCATTGTTTCGACCATTCTGATCAAATTCACAGGATGGTACATATTTGATCCCATTGCATCTCTTTTCATTGGAATTCTTATTTTGGCAAGCTCCATCCCCTTGTTGAAATCGACCTCAGCAAGTATACTACTGAAGCTAGACGATAAAAACCACAACATCATAAAGGATGTGCTTAACCAAATATCAACGACACCGGGTGTCGCAGGTTATACAACTCCTAGGTTTTGGCCGTATAAACTTTATTCGCAGGGCCACTCCCATGCGCACGGGCATTCACACGGCCACGATCAGGAACATCCAATCGGGAAGCATGAGCACGAGCATGAGCATGGGCATGAGCATAGCCACCAGCAAGAAGAGCATCATGACCATGATGATGCATGCATGGACAGTCcagagaaaaaactgaTCGGCTACATTCATGTCCAATACGTGGAGGGAGAAAACTCCACCATCCTCAAGAAAAGGGTAGAAAAGATTTTAGAAAGGGCAGGTATCAAGGCTTGGATACAAGTAGAATCGCCAACTGCAAATTGTTGGTGTCGTCCAGCTTCTGCAAACCAGGTAATTGTACCGCAGACAGTGCAAACTTAA